From one Lactiplantibacillus paraplantarum genomic stretch:
- a CDS encoding TetR/AcrR family transcriptional regulator — MTTRAEQMAKTHQAILDTARTLFLKNGYDATSTRDIANAIGITQPALYHHFKDKEVIFLAVITTVGAEIRAGIEAIQARTDWSPLEQLTEVSLLLTHKHPADVFTLIHSSFKALTHEHIRELGGVFATDYVQPIQTVFEQPAMNLQSGVTPQMATNFYITSLSPLFNSFHRIGDPHADERTRVQTLLKMILYGVASESEN, encoded by the coding sequence ATGACGACACGAGCTGAGCAGATGGCAAAAACGCACCAGGCAATTTTAGATACGGCCAGAACGTTGTTTTTGAAAAATGGTTATGATGCAACGAGTACTCGTGATATTGCCAATGCGATCGGTATCACACAGCCGGCACTCTACCACCATTTTAAAGATAAAGAAGTGATTTTCTTAGCCGTAATTACAACGGTTGGTGCGGAAATCAGAGCTGGGATTGAAGCGATTCAAGCTCGAACGGATTGGTCACCGCTAGAACAGTTGACGGAAGTGTCATTATTATTGACACATAAACATCCGGCTGATGTTTTCACGTTGATTCACTCGAGCTTTAAAGCACTTACCCATGAACATATCCGTGAGTTAGGCGGAGTATTTGCAACTGATTATGTACAACCAATTCAAACTGTCTTTGAACAACCGGCTATGAATCTACAGTCTGGGGTGACACCACAAATGGCAACGAACTTTTATATTACCAGCCTAAGCCCGCTGTTTAACAGTTTTCATCGTATTGGTGATCCACATGCTGATGAACGAACCCGTGTACAGACCTTATTGAAGATGATTTTATACGGGGTTGCCAGTGAATCAGAAAATTAA
- a CDS encoding DNA-directed RNA polymerase subunit beta, protein MNNLAGHLVKYGKHRTRRSYARIKEVLDLPNLIEIQTDSYQWFLDEGLREMFEDIMPIDDFAGKLSLEFVDYQLLEPKYTVEEAREHDANYSAPLHVTLRLTNHETGEIKSQDVFFGDFPLMTEQGTFIINGAERVIVSQLVRSPGVYFNEELDKNGRPSYGTTVIPNRGAWLELETDAKNVSYVRIDRTRKIPLTELVRALGYGSDDDIIDMLGETDSLMLTLEKDVHKNTDDSRVEESLKDIYERLRPGEPKTADSSRSLLTARFFDPKRYDFAPVGRYKVNKKLSMKTRLMDQTLAETLADPDTGEVIAQKDTVIDKNVMAKLSPYLERDDFKTVTYTPSDEAVVTNPMVLQVVKVYSQNDPEKVVNVIGNGNIDLKFKHIVPADIIASINYFFNLQEGLGSTDDIDHLGNRRIRSVGELLQNQFRIGLSRMERVVRERMSIQDAATVTPQQLINIRPVVASIKEFFGSSQLSQFMDQTNPLGELTHKRRLSALGPGGLTRDRAGYEVRDVHYTHYGRMCPIETPEGPNIGLINSLSSYAKVNRYGFIETPYRRVDWTTHKVTDKIDYLAADEEDQFVIAQANSPLNDDGSFVEDTVLARNKEENLETPIENVDYMDVSPKQVVAVATACIPFLENDDSNRALMGANMQRQAVPLLDPHAPLIGTGIEYKAAHDSGIALICRHEGTVEYVDAREVRVRRDDGSLDTYKLMKFRRSNGGKNYNQRPIVKVGDHVDNDEVLADGPAMEGGELALGQNPLVAFMTWNGYNFEDAIIINERLVREDVYTSIHIEEYESEARDTKLGPEEMTREIPNVGEDALKNLDEDGIIRIGAEVKDGDILVGKVTPKGVTELSAEERLLHAIFGEKAREVRDTSLRVPHGGGGIIQDVKIFTRENGDELSPGVNMMVRVYIAQKRKIQVGDKMAGRHGNKGTVSIVVPEEDMPYMPDGTPIDIMLSPMGVPSRMNIGQVLELHLGMAARKLGIHMATPVFDGAQDEDIWEAIREAGVDSDAKSIVYDGRTGEPFDKRVAVGVMHYMKLSHMVDDKIHARSIGPYSLVTQQPLGGKAQFGGQRFGEMEVWALEAYGAAYTLQEILTYKSDDVVGRVKTYEAIVKGEPIPKPGVPESFRVLVKELQALGLDMKVLDSEDKEIELRDMDDDDDEVVNVDALSKFKQQQDEKAADKAAKADAAKPSETTNAQQDNQ, encoded by the coding sequence GTGAACAACTTGGCCGGACATTTAGTAAAATACGGTAAACACCGTACCCGTAGAAGTTATGCACGTATCAAGGAAGTCCTTGATCTGCCTAACTTGATCGAAATCCAGACCGATTCTTACCAATGGTTCTTGGATGAAGGTCTCCGGGAAATGTTTGAAGATATTATGCCGATCGATGATTTCGCAGGAAAACTTTCACTTGAATTTGTCGACTATCAATTATTAGAACCAAAGTACACCGTCGAAGAAGCTCGTGAACATGATGCCAACTACTCGGCACCATTGCACGTTACCCTACGTTTAACTAACCACGAAACTGGTGAAATTAAGTCGCAAGACGTATTCTTCGGTGATTTTCCATTAATGACTGAACAAGGGACGTTTATTATCAACGGTGCCGAACGGGTCATTGTTTCACAATTGGTTCGTTCACCCGGCGTTTACTTTAATGAAGAATTAGATAAAAATGGGCGTCCTAGCTACGGCACAACGGTTATTCCTAACCGAGGTGCCTGGTTAGAACTTGAAACCGACGCCAAGAATGTCTCATACGTACGGATCGACCGTACTCGGAAGATTCCATTGACGGAATTAGTCCGGGCCTTAGGTTATGGTTCTGACGACGACATTATCGACATGTTAGGTGAAACTGACAGTTTGATGTTGACGTTGGAAAAAGATGTTCATAAGAACACCGACGATTCACGGGTTGAAGAATCCTTAAAGGATATCTACGAACGGCTACGTCCTGGTGAACCTAAGACGGCTGACAGTTCACGGAGCTTATTGACTGCCCGGTTCTTCGATCCAAAACGTTATGACTTCGCACCAGTTGGTCGTTACAAGGTCAACAAGAAGTTAAGTATGAAGACGCGCTTAATGGACCAAACATTAGCTGAAACATTAGCTGATCCTGATACTGGTGAAGTGATTGCGCAAAAGGATACGGTCATTGACAAGAATGTCATGGCTAAACTATCCCCATACTTGGAACGTGACGACTTTAAGACGGTCACTTACACACCATCTGACGAAGCCGTTGTGACGAATCCAATGGTCTTACAAGTTGTTAAGGTTTATTCACAAAACGACCCTGAAAAGGTTGTGAATGTGATTGGTAATGGCAACATTGATTTGAAGTTCAAGCACATTGTGCCTGCTGATATCATTGCTTCCATTAACTACTTCTTCAACTTGCAAGAAGGTCTTGGCTCAACCGATGATATTGATCACTTGGGTAACCGGCGGATTCGTTCCGTGGGTGAATTATTGCAAAACCAATTCCGAATCGGGTTATCCCGGATGGAACGGGTTGTGCGTGAACGGATGTCAATTCAAGATGCTGCGACGGTAACGCCACAACAATTGATCAACATTCGTCCAGTGGTTGCCTCAATTAAGGAATTCTTTGGGTCATCACAATTGTCACAATTCATGGACCAAACCAACCCCTTAGGTGAATTAACGCATAAGCGGCGTTTATCAGCCTTAGGACCTGGTGGTTTGACTCGTGATCGGGCCGGATATGAAGTTCGTGACGTGCACTATACCCACTACGGTCGGATGTGCCCAATCGAAACGCCTGAAGGTCCTAACATTGGTTTGATCAACAGTTTGTCTTCTTATGCGAAGGTTAACCGTTACGGCTTCATCGAAACGCCATACCGGCGGGTTGATTGGACGACGCATAAGGTTACTGATAAGATCGACTACTTAGCAGCCGATGAAGAAGACCAATTCGTGATTGCACAAGCCAACTCCCCATTGAATGATGATGGTTCATTCGTTGAAGACACTGTTTTAGCTCGTAACAAGGAAGAAAACTTGGAAACACCAATCGAAAATGTCGATTACATGGACGTTTCGCCTAAACAAGTGGTTGCCGTCGCAACGGCATGTATTCCTTTCTTGGAAAACGATGACTCTAACCGTGCTTTGATGGGTGCCAACATGCAACGACAAGCGGTGCCGTTACTTGACCCGCATGCGCCATTAATTGGGACTGGGATTGAATACAAAGCCGCCCATGACTCAGGGATTGCCTTGATTTGTCGTCATGAAGGAACGGTTGAATACGTTGATGCTCGCGAAGTCCGCGTTCGTCGCGATGATGGTTCATTAGACACTTACAAGTTAATGAAATTCCGCCGTTCTAATGGTGGTAAGAACTATAACCAACGGCCAATCGTTAAAGTCGGCGATCACGTTGATAATGACGAAGTCTTAGCCGATGGTCCAGCAATGGAAGGCGGGGAATTAGCCCTTGGGCAAAACCCATTAGTTGCTTTCATGACTTGGAATGGTTATAACTTCGAAGATGCCATCATTATTAATGAACGTTTAGTCCGTGAAGACGTCTACACGTCAATTCATATTGAAGAATATGAATCAGAAGCACGTGATACCAAGCTTGGACCTGAAGAAATGACTCGTGAAATTCCTAACGTTGGGGAAGATGCATTGAAGAACCTTGACGAAGACGGGATTATCCGGATTGGGGCCGAAGTTAAAGATGGCGACATCTTAGTTGGTAAGGTAACGCCTAAAGGGGTTACGGAATTATCAGCTGAAGAACGACTACTCCATGCAATCTTTGGTGAAAAGGCGCGTGAAGTTCGGGATACGTCACTCCGGGTTCCTCACGGTGGCGGCGGTATCATCCAGGACGTTAAGATCTTCACTCGTGAAAACGGTGATGAATTATCTCCTGGTGTTAACATGATGGTTCGGGTCTACATCGCGCAAAAGCGGAAGATCCAAGTTGGTGACAAGATGGCCGGCCGGCATGGTAACAAAGGGACGGTTTCAATCGTGGTTCCTGAAGAAGACATGCCATACATGCCAGATGGGACGCCAATCGATATCATGTTAAGCCCAATGGGTGTGCCTTCTCGTATGAATATCGGGCAAGTGCTCGAATTGCATTTAGGGATGGCTGCTCGTAAGTTAGGGATTCACATGGCCACACCTGTCTTTGATGGTGCCCAAGATGAAGATATCTGGGAAGCAATTCGTGAAGCTGGTGTTGATTCTGATGCCAAGTCAATCGTCTATGATGGTCGGACTGGTGAACCGTTTGATAAGCGGGTCGCTGTTGGGGTCATGCACTACATGAAGCTTAGTCACATGGTTGACGATAAGATCCATGCTCGTTCAATCGGACCTTACTCTTTGGTTACGCAACAACCACTTGGTGGGAAAGCGCAATTTGGGGGCCAACGTTTCGGTGAAATGGAAGTTTGGGCCTTGGAAGCTTATGGTGCGGCTTACACCTTGCAAGAAATCTTGACTTACAAGTCTGATGACGTTGTTGGTCGGGTTAAGACCTATGAAGCCATCGTTAAGGGCGAACCAATTCCTAAGCCAGGCGTACCGGAATCATTCCGCGTGTTGGTTAAGGAATTGCAAGCACTTGGCCTTGATATGAAAGTCTTGGATTCTGAAGACAAAGAAATCGAATTGCGGGACATGGATGATGATGACGATGAGGTTGTCAACGTTGATGCACTCAGCAAGTTTAAACAACAACAAGATGAGAAGGCCGCTGACAAAGCCGCAAAAGCTGACGCTGCTAAGCCTTCTGAAACAACCAACGCTCAGCAAGATAATCAATAA
- a CDS encoding CtsR family transcriptional regulator — protein MQSQNISDIIEKYLKSILADSEHVEIRRSEIADLFNVVPSQINYVIKTRFTIQNGYLVESKRGGGGYIRIEKVNLVDDADVLDALIQVIGDSITQRDAYAVVQSLYEDDVLNRREAQLILVAIDHETLGLTDRDLENSLRARIIIGILNHLRYES, from the coding sequence ATGCAAAGTCAAAATATCTCGGATATTATTGAAAAGTATTTAAAAAGTATTTTGGCGGACTCGGAGCATGTTGAAATTCGACGGTCAGAAATTGCCGACCTTTTCAACGTGGTACCCTCACAGATTAATTATGTGATTAAGACCCGGTTTACGATCCAAAATGGTTACTTAGTAGAAAGTAAACGTGGTGGTGGTGGTTATATTCGCATTGAAAAGGTTAATTTGGTCGATGATGCTGATGTGTTAGATGCCCTCATTCAAGTGATCGGCGATTCTATCACACAACGAGACGCCTACGCAGTCGTCCAGAGTCTATATGAGGACGATGTCTTAAATCGTAGGGAAGCGCAGTTGATTTTAGTGGCCATCGATCACGAGACGTTAGGTTTAACGGACCGGGACTTAGAAAATAGTTTGCGGGCTCGGATAATTATCGGGATCTTGAACCACTTGCGTTACGAAAGCTAA
- a CDS encoding ATP-dependent Clp protease ATP-binding subunit — MDNLFTPSAKSVLVLAQEQAKYFKHQAVGTEHLLLALAIEKNGIANKVLQQYAVSEDDIREEIERFTGYGTLSNVGKDTYLPYSPKAKEILSVAGDEAKRLGANKIGTEHLLLAMLSDESILSSRILMNLNLDLGQTRKVVLRKLGVSDAMSKRKGNATNRGGKKAEGTPTLDSLARDLTQLASEQEMDPVVGRSKEVKRVIQILSRRTKNNPVLIGEPGVGKTAIAEGLAQKIVAGDVPTDMADKRLMMLDMGSLVAGTKYRGEFEDRLKKVIDEIYNDGHVILFIDELHTLIGAGGAEGAIDASNILKPALARGELQTIGATTLNEYQKYIESDAALERRFATVMVNEPAEDEAVEILNGLRPRYEEHHRVTITDEAVDQAVKLSSRYISDRFLPDKAIDLMDEAAAKVRIDQMDQPTKLSKNQDKLAQLREDKETAIEAQDFEQAADIRKQEMQLKQRLDRIEADQEAQTTEGTTPHYDLQVTGEDIAQVVAEWTGVPLTQLQKSESERLVNLEKILHERVVGQPEAVSAVARAIRRARSGLKDPSRPIGSFMFLGPTGVGKTELAKALAAAMFGSEDNMIRIDMSEYMERYSTSRLIGSAPGYVGYDEGGQLTEKVRQKPYSVVLFDEVEKAHPDVFNILLQVLDDGYLTDSKGRKVDFRNTILIMTSNLGATTLRDEKSVGFGATDKANDYNAVAATIRATLKQTFRPEFLNRIDETIVFHSLNKEELHEIVKLMSQEIVNRVAQQGIKIKITPAAIDVVAKAGFDPEYGARPIRRALQTEIEDRLSEELLTGAIKVDDQVTIGASKGAITINIKNQPKPDGRSTVSSK, encoded by the coding sequence ATGGATAACTTATTTACACCTAGTGCTAAGAGTGTCTTAGTACTGGCACAGGAACAGGCCAAATATTTTAAGCATCAGGCAGTTGGTACGGAGCATTTGCTACTAGCCTTGGCGATTGAGAAGAATGGAATTGCGAATAAGGTGCTGCAACAATATGCCGTTAGTGAAGATGACATTCGCGAAGAAATCGAACGGTTCACTGGCTATGGGACGTTGAGCAATGTTGGCAAGGATACTTACTTACCATATTCACCAAAGGCCAAAGAGATTTTATCCGTTGCTGGTGATGAAGCAAAACGGCTCGGTGCTAACAAGATTGGAACTGAGCATTTATTGCTAGCGATGCTCTCTGATGAAAGTATCCTTTCCTCGCGAATCTTGATGAACTTGAATTTAGATCTTGGTCAGACGCGTAAAGTCGTTCTTCGTAAGCTAGGTGTCAGTGACGCCATGAGCAAGCGCAAGGGGAATGCCACTAATCGCGGTGGTAAAAAGGCTGAAGGAACGCCAACGCTGGATTCATTAGCACGGGATTTAACCCAACTAGCTAGTGAACAAGAGATGGACCCAGTGGTTGGTCGTTCTAAGGAAGTCAAACGGGTGATTCAGATCCTGTCACGGCGAACCAAGAATAATCCGGTATTAATCGGTGAACCTGGGGTTGGTAAGACGGCGATTGCGGAGGGCCTTGCCCAAAAGATCGTTGCGGGCGATGTCCCAACTGATATGGCCGATAAACGGTTGATGATGCTTGATATGGGGTCGCTAGTGGCTGGTACTAAGTATCGTGGTGAATTTGAAGACCGCTTAAAGAAAGTGATTGACGAAATTTATAACGATGGCCACGTTATTTTGTTCATTGATGAATTGCATACCTTGATTGGTGCCGGTGGTGCTGAAGGCGCGATTGATGCTTCTAACATTTTGAAGCCCGCGCTTGCACGGGGCGAACTTCAAACGATTGGTGCCACCACTTTAAATGAATATCAAAAGTACATTGAATCTGACGCAGCTTTGGAACGTCGCTTTGCAACGGTGATGGTCAACGAACCAGCTGAGGATGAAGCCGTTGAAATTTTAAACGGGTTACGGCCACGTTATGAAGAACATCATCGGGTCACAATTACAGATGAAGCCGTTGATCAGGCGGTTAAGTTATCTAGTCGCTATATTAGTGACCGCTTCTTACCTGATAAGGCGATTGATTTGATGGATGAAGCGGCTGCTAAGGTACGGATCGATCAGATGGATCAGCCAACAAAATTATCCAAAAATCAAGATAAGCTGGCACAGTTACGTGAGGACAAGGAAACTGCGATTGAAGCGCAAGATTTTGAACAAGCCGCTGATATCCGTAAGCAGGAAATGCAACTTAAACAACGCCTTGATCGAATTGAGGCAGATCAGGAAGCACAAACCACTGAAGGGACGACCCCACACTATGATTTACAAGTGACGGGTGAAGATATCGCTCAGGTGGTTGCTGAATGGACTGGCGTACCGTTGACACAGTTACAAAAGTCTGAAAGCGAACGTTTAGTCAACTTAGAGAAGATCTTACATGAACGGGTAGTTGGTCAACCCGAAGCGGTGTCCGCAGTGGCCCGTGCCATTCGACGGGCTCGGAGCGGTTTGAAGGATCCGAGCCGCCCAATTGGTTCGTTTATGTTCTTAGGACCAACCGGGGTTGGTAAGACGGAACTTGCTAAAGCGTTAGCCGCAGCGATGTTTGGTTCTGAAGATAATATGATTCGAATTGACATGTCTGAATACATGGAGCGCTACTCAACGAGCCGGTTGATTGGTTCTGCACCGGGCTACGTTGGTTACGATGAAGGTGGCCAGTTGACGGAAAAGGTTCGCCAGAAGCCATACTCAGTCGTTCTCTTCGATGAAGTTGAAAAGGCCCATCCAGACGTTTTCAATATTTTATTGCAAGTCTTAGACGATGGTTACTTGACGGATTCTAAGGGACGTAAAGTCGACTTTAGAAATACGATCTTAATTATGACATCGAACCTTGGGGCAACCACGCTGCGTGACGAGAAGTCAGTTGGCTTTGGTGCAACTGATAAAGCTAATGACTACAATGCGGTTGCAGCAACGATTCGTGCGACATTGAAGCAGACTTTCCGGCCAGAATTCTTGAACCGGATTGATGAGACGATTGTCTTCCACTCATTGAATAAGGAAGAATTACATGAAATCGTTAAGTTGATGTCACAAGAAATCGTTAATCGGGTGGCCCAACAAGGAATCAAGATTAAAATCACGCCGGCGGCCATTGACGTAGTCGCTAAGGCAGGGTTTGACCCTGAGTACGGTGCCCGGCCAATTCGGCGAGCATTGCAGACTGAAATCGAAGACCGGTTAAGCGAAGAATTATTGACTGGTGCGATTAAAGTCGATGATCAAGTAACAATTGGTGCCAGCAAAGGTGCGATTACCATTAACATTAAAAATCAGCCTAAGCCGGATGGTCGTTCGACCGTTTCATCGAAGTAG
- a CDS encoding M15 family metallopeptidase, translating to MLKRNLVTGLALVSLVGVLSGCGTNQTTAKSASSTSAKTTKTQTKRQRLIRALPKGVKSTDSDLVVVNKWHKRSEMTFSKSSVDGIEVRSSIVKPLEAFLAGAKKAGYPATLVSGYRSVAYQKEVWNQSIQTYENQGKTAKEALKLTKEYVAVPSGSEHETGLAADIMNTHWYSTHGNQLLSSSDKNKGQQWLINHAADYGFVLRFTKDGKQSTGIDYESWHFRYVGKASAQFMTKHNLTLEQYVSLLQAKEKAAK from the coding sequence ATGTTAAAGAGAAATTTGGTAACAGGATTAGCGTTAGTGTCATTGGTAGGCGTATTGAGTGGTTGTGGTACTAATCAGACGACAGCTAAGAGCGCCAGTAGTACTAGTGCCAAGACGACCAAAACGCAAACTAAGCGGCAACGCTTGATTAGGGCATTGCCGAAGGGCGTTAAGTCAACGGATAGCGACTTAGTAGTCGTTAATAAGTGGCATAAGCGTTCTGAAATGACGTTTAGCAAGTCAAGTGTTGACGGTATTGAAGTTCGTAGTTCAATTGTCAAACCGTTAGAAGCTTTCTTAGCAGGTGCTAAGAAAGCTGGTTATCCCGCAACTTTGGTCTCAGGTTATCGGTCCGTGGCGTACCAAAAAGAAGTTTGGAATCAATCGATTCAAACTTATGAAAATCAAGGGAAGACGGCTAAAGAAGCCTTGAAGCTGACGAAAGAGTACGTAGCCGTTCCTAGTGGTAGTGAGCATGAGACGGGCTTAGCTGCCGATATCATGAATACACATTGGTATAGTACGCACGGCAATCAGTTGCTATCTTCATCAGATAAGAATAAGGGGCAACAATGGTTGATCAATCACGCAGCGGACTACGGTTTTGTATTGCGCTTTACCAAGGATGGTAAGCAGTCGACTGGGATCGATTATGAATCTTGGCATTTCCGTTATGTCGGTAAGGCCAGTGCCCAATTTATGACCAAGCACAACTTAACGCTAGAACAATACGTTAGTTTGTTACAGGCTAAAGAAAAAGCTGCTAAGTAA
- a CDS encoding deoxynucleoside kinase codes for MLVMSGTIGAGKTSLTQLVANHFGSKAFYESVDDNPILPLFYKDPKKYAFLLQIYFLNKRLDSIKSAFANDLDVLDRSIFEDSLLFHLNGDLGRATNTEVDIYDSLLDNMMQELPEASHQKSPDLLIHINISFDTMLKRIQKRGRSYEQIDQDPDLYKYYQTLNERYTNWYANYDHSPKMQIDGDQLDFVADADARKEVIRLIDEKVASLG; via the coding sequence ATGCTTGTAATGTCAGGAACAATCGGTGCCGGCAAGACCAGTTTGACGCAGTTAGTGGCCAACCATTTTGGCTCTAAAGCGTTTTACGAGTCAGTTGATGATAATCCCATTTTGCCGTTATTTTATAAGGACCCTAAGAAGTACGCGTTCTTATTGCAAATCTATTTTTTGAATAAACGGTTGGATAGTATTAAATCAGCTTTTGCTAACGATTTGGACGTCTTGGATCGTTCGATCTTTGAAGACTCACTATTGTTCCATTTAAATGGTGATCTGGGTCGGGCAACGAATACCGAAGTTGACATTTATGATTCATTGTTGGATAACATGATGCAGGAATTACCAGAAGCGTCGCACCAAAAGAGTCCAGATTTATTGATTCATATTAATATTTCTTTTGATACGATGCTTAAGCGAATCCAAAAGCGGGGCCGTTCTTACGAACAAATCGATCAAGATCCAGATTTGTATAAATATTATCAGACTTTAAATGAACGCTACACGAATTGGTATGCTAATTATGACCACAGCCCGAAGATGCAGATCGATGGTGATCAACTTGACTTTGTGGCTGATGCGGATGCTCGTAAAGAAGTCATTCGGCTGATTGATGAAAAAGTTGCTAGTTTGGGCTAG
- the serS gene encoding serine--tRNA ligase produces MLDVKMIRQNPDFVKEQLGHRGVAASDIDDLLAADEQRRELIAKSEQLKSTRNQVSGEISQKKRNKEDASAEIAEMQKVSADVKALDEQRRTIDAQVQDMAAHLPNMPHPDVPVSLKEEDAVELRRIGTPRHFDFTPKAHWDIGEDLGILDFERGAKVSGSRFLYYVGDGAKLERAVYNFFLDQHEAEGYTEVLPPYMVTDESMYGTGQFPKFKEDAFRITTQDLTLIPTAEVPLVNYYRDEIIPAEKLPVYFTALSPAFREEAGSAGRDTKGLIRLHQFNKVEMVKFTKPEDSWDELEKLTNNAESLLKKLGLPYHVITLTTGDMSFTAAMTHDLEVWFPEQDKYREISSCSNCTDFQARRAHIQYRDDDGKLQFVHTLNGSGLAVGRTVAAILENYQNEDGTVTIPDVLVPYMHGKTKIEKQG; encoded by the coding sequence ATGTTAGATGTTAAGATGATTCGTCAGAATCCAGATTTTGTAAAAGAACAGCTTGGTCATCGGGGTGTTGCTGCTAGTGACATCGATGATTTATTAGCTGCCGATGAACAGCGTCGTGAATTGATCGCCAAGAGTGAGCAATTAAAGTCAACTCGAAACCAAGTTTCAGGCGAAATTTCACAAAAGAAGCGCAATAAGGAAGATGCCAGTGCCGAAATTGCGGAGATGCAAAAGGTTAGTGCGGATGTTAAGGCTTTAGATGAACAACGGCGGACAATTGATGCCCAAGTTCAGGATATGGCTGCACACTTGCCGAATATGCCACATCCAGATGTACCAGTAAGCTTAAAAGAGGAAGATGCCGTTGAGTTACGCCGAATCGGTACGCCACGGCACTTTGACTTTACACCTAAGGCGCACTGGGATATCGGTGAAGATTTAGGAATCTTGGACTTTGAACGTGGTGCAAAAGTTTCAGGTAGCCGTTTCTTGTACTATGTTGGCGATGGAGCCAAGCTGGAACGGGCCGTTTACAATTTCTTCTTAGATCAACATGAAGCTGAAGGGTATACGGAAGTATTACCGCCTTACATGGTTACTGATGAATCCATGTACGGTACTGGCCAATTTCCAAAGTTCAAGGAAGATGCGTTCCGAATCACAACGCAAGATTTAACGTTGATCCCAACGGCAGAAGTACCGTTGGTCAACTATTATCGTGATGAAATCATTCCAGCCGAAAAATTACCAGTTTACTTTACGGCTTTATCACCAGCTTTCCGTGAAGAGGCCGGAAGTGCTGGCCGTGATACTAAAGGCTTAATTCGTTTACACCAATTCAATAAGGTTGAAATGGTTAAGTTCACTAAACCAGAGGATTCATGGGATGAATTGGAGAAGCTAACGAACAATGCGGAATCATTGTTGAAGAAGCTTGGGTTACCTTATCACGTGATTACGTTGACGACTGGTGACATGAGTTTTACGGCCGCAATGACCCACGATTTGGAAGTTTGGTTCCCTGAACAGGATAAATACCGTGAAATCTCAAGTTGTTCAAACTGTACTGATTTCCAAGCCCGGCGTGCACACATTCAGTATCGGGATGACGATGGCAAGTTACAATTCGTGCATACGTTGAACGGGAGTGGCTTAGCCGTTGGTCGGACCGTTGCTGCAATTTTGGAAAACTATCAAAATGAAGATGGAACGGTCACGATTCCTGATGTGTTAGTTCCTTACATGCACGGCAAAACGAAGATCGAAAAACAAGGTTAA